From Corynebacterium tuberculostearicum, a single genomic window includes:
- a CDS encoding ribbon-helix-helix domain-containing protein — protein sequence MVQGPHKSGRVVSVRMPEDIIERLDTLCARTGRSRGFYLKMAVTAMLPQLEEYHWEHVAADFEDKSIENEFYRIMLAGLSVENDAKEN from the coding sequence ATGGTTCAAGGCCCCCACAAGTCAGGACGAGTGGTATCTGTACGGATGCCAGAAGACATCATCGAGCGCTTAGATACTTTGTGTGCCCGTACTGGTCGCAGTCGCGGCTTCTACCTCAAGATGGCAGTTACTGCGATGCTGCCCCAGTTAGAGGAATATCACTGGGAACACGTCGCAGCGGACTTCGAAGACAAGAGTATTGAAAACGAGTTTTACCGCATCATGCTCGCCGGTCTGTCTGTAGAAAATGACGCTAAAGAGAACTAA